The following nucleotide sequence is from Corynebacterium hindlerae.
CCGGAACGAACACCTCCCGCCCCGCTGCCTCAGTGTGAAGCTCACCCAGCAGCGCAGGCTCCGGCACCGGCCGCAGCTTCTCGACGGCTATCGGCGCGTCCCACACCTGCCCTAGCGCAGCGCAGAGAGCAACCACCGCGAGTGCTCGCGGACGCACTTGCGCTGCCAGGAACACATACGCCGGAATGGCAAAGAGCAGCAGTTTGTGCGAATCGCGAAACAGGGCGGCACCAGGCACCCGAGCACTCAGTAATCTCGCCACATCCGGCACGAACGCCAGCGCAACCGTCAGTGCCAGCGCGAGCGCCCCCAAAGCCGCGAGCCGCCGCGGAATCCGGTGGGAAAACAGCACCAAAATCCCAAAAAGCATCACGCCCAAGACGGCCCACCCGGAGTCCCGAGAAGCGGGCACAGCGGCAGAATTCCAGATACCGCCCAAACCCAACACCGCCCCCACGGTGCCCACCCACTGCTCAGCGCGGGCCGAAAACAGTGCGCCACCAGCAGGAAGCGCGGTCGCGGGGGATAGCAGACTAGGAACGAGCCACGGGGCGGAGAGCGCTGCGCCCCACACGGCAAGCAACCACCGGCGGCTCAGCAGCACCGCCACCGCCGTCGAGACCACCGCGCCCGTTGGGGTGAGCGAGGCCAACCACAATGCCGGAAGGAGAACCCGCCACCTGCCAGTCAGCGCCCACACGGCGATCCCGGGCAGCAGCCACGCGGCGATCACCAGGCTCCACTGGCCCTGCAGCAGCCGCTCCACCACAAACGGGTTGACCAGTGTGACCGTCAGGGCGAGCAGCGTCCCGAGCACGCCGGCCCGGGTATGTTTCGCAACGGCCGCCGCGCCCCACGCACCCCACACCGAGCCCACGAGCAGCAGCCCTCGAGCCACCCAAGAAGCAGGAAGGACAAAACCCAGCAGCGCCAATGCTCCGTCCTGGGGTGCATTCCGGGCGGGCACATCCCCAAAACCCAGGGCCGACTGGTGCAACGCCATGTGGTCAAACACGGACATGTCCCGGTACAGCAACACCCCAGGGGCGGCGAGTGACCACAACAAGCCACCGATCAGCACCGCTGACCAGCACACGAAAAGTGCACGTCTAACCATCATGTCCAATGAGGGCACGGCGCAGGAAGATCACACCGAGGAAAACGCTGACAGCGGAGCCGACCGTGGTGAGCAACAAACCGATCTCCACCCATTTCAGGGTGCGGAGTCCCTCGTGGGCACGGTTCCACATCTGCTGTTTGGTGCTTTCATCCCACCGCAATGTTGCGGAGAACAAAGTCCGGGAGCTGTCTGTGTCCGACGCAGCTTCCGCATCGTCACGGGCGAGGAAAATACGCGGGATTTCAACGCTGTCCACAATGGTCCCGGTTTTAGGTTCCACCCAGAGCGTGCGCGTCATGGTGTAGTACTGGTTCAGCACCACGGTGCTGGGTCCGGATAACCCCGTGCTGGCCAGTTCTTCTTCGGAGTAGAACTGGCGGGCGGGGCCTTTGATGGTGCCGATGCCGAGCTGAATAGGGCTGAGCTTTTGGTGGAACCGGTATACCTTGGCGCCACGTAGCTGCTCCGCATCGTGGAAATCAATCGGGGTGGAGGTACCTGAGTACTTGTCAAAGAACTGGTAGCTGCGGAATTCGGTGGCAAAGGGGAAGGAATACTGTAATCCTTCTCGGGTTTTGTTGGTGAATTCGCGGGAGAACCCAGGGATGGGGGAAGTCGCGGTGAGAGAGGAGGCGGGCTCATCCACGGGGAAGGAGGAATGCCGCACCAGGCGCACTTCGTCTTGGGAATCGAACAGCACCTCACCGCTTTCTAGAGTGAGCTGCTCCGTCACGCTGTAACGCACCTCTTTGCGCTTTTCCGCTGGTGTGCTGGTGATTGTTTTGGAGGCGGTGGCGGTCGAGCGGTGCACGTAGCAGCTCAGATCGCTGGTGTCCGGGTTGAGGCAGCGCGGATCAGCCACCACTGGTGTGCCCTGCTCCCAGGCTTGTTGGTCGAACCTGACGGCTTCGGCGGGCTCGGTGCTGGTGCGGATCGACGCGTTCACCGGCAACAGTCGAACCTGGAACGTGGCGAGTGTTGGTCCCACGGCACGCAACGACAACAGGACCAGTGCGAGCGCGAATGCGATCACAGCTTGAGTCTTTTTCGTCACGATCTGAGCCTTTCCGTTAGGATCCAGGTACGACGCACACAGCGGGTGAGGGAGGACGTAGCGAGTGCCAACAGCTCAAGCTTACTTAACGCACCGCTCCTTCATCGCACCCCTCGAAGGGTTACGCGCCGTCGCGGCCTTCGGCATCATGCTCACCCACGTCTCCTTCCAGACCGGTGGCAACCCCGCCTCGGTGCTCGCACGTTTCGATTTCTTTGTCCCCGTCTTCTTCGCGTTATCTGCGTTTGTGCTGTGGCGGCGTTACGACGGCAATGCCCGCCGCTACTACTGGCACCGGGCGGTACGCATCTTGCCCGCCTACCTGGTGACCGTCGCTTCCGTGTTCCTGCTGCTCCCCGACGCTTTCGGCTCCAGCCTCCCGATGATCCTCGCCAACCTGACGCTGACCCAGATTTACGTCCCAGACGCCCTCGCGCCGGGCCTGACGCACCTGTGGTCACTGTGCGTGGAGGTGGCGTTCTACGTGGTGCTGCCGCTGATTGCGCTGGCGTTACGACGCCTCCCCTCACGAACCCGAGTGCTGGCGATTTTCCTGTTTTCCCTGCTCAGTTTGGGCTGGGCGTTTGTACCCTTCGTGGAAGCAACCCCAGCACCTGGCTTGCCGAACCTACAGATCTTCCCAATTTCCTACACCTGCTGGTTCGCGGTCGGCATGATCGCCGCTGAGCTGGAGGGGCGGGTTCGTATCCCCGGACCCGCATATCTGTATTGGGGGTTGGCGCTGGTGGTGGCGTGGGGAGCCGCACAACCTTGGTTCGGTCCCCTGGGGCTGACCCATCCGACGCCGTGGGAGTTTATGCGTCGTGTTCTCGCCGGTATGACCTTCGGGGCGTTGGTGTTTCTGCCGGTGGCGTTGGGTCGGGGCGCCGGGTTCCTCACCTCGGGGCCGATGCAGCACCTGGGCAAATGGTCATATGCCATCTTCCTGTGGCACGTGCCGATGCTTGCCTGGGCGTTTCCGTTGCTCGGGGTGGCACAATTCTCCGGGCAGTTCTGGCAGGTTCTCGCCGTGACCGTGGCCTTGGCGGTCCCAGTATCCGCAGCTAGCTACTACTTTGTGGAGGAACCTGCCCGGCGGCTATTGGGGCGGGTGGCGTCCGTCCGGCAACACCAACGCCGTGAGGCTCACACAGCAGGCGAGGGTCACGAACCACTGGTCGCCCGCGTAGGAGGCGCTCGGCCACGGGGCATGGGCGAGCCACAGTCCAGCCAACCCAACCCCTAGCGCGGCAAGCGCGGGCCTGGTCACCAGGGTGAAACGCAGGATTACCCAGGCTAACGCTGCGGCAATGATGGCCCACATTCCACCCACGAGGCCCAGTGCCACGGCACCGAACACTACCGGGAACCCGGTGGGACGCAGCGGAACTTGCACATCTCCGCGTCGTCGCCACCACAGACACCCGATCACGGTCACAACGGCAGCAAAAAGGCCCCCGAACAGCGATGCTCGGTAGGGGCGATCACCTGTGAAGGCGAGCGATACCGGGCCGTGGACTCCGGCGGGGATGAGGAATGCTTGGGTATCGGCGTCGATAAGCTGCGGAGCGACGTCCACCCCGCCGACAGTGGCGCGCAGGCCCTCGTTGTACGCGCGGCCGGTGACTAGGATGCGGTCTTCGGATGCCGGTGGAACATCGCGCGAAATGGGCAATGGTGCTGGTGGTGGCGCATAGTCCGGGGTGGTGAGGGTGATCCAGGAGGCGGTGGTGGATAGCTCGTGCATGCCGGCGGGCAGGGTCACTGAGTCGCCGCAGGAGAGGGGGGAGCTGTCGAGAAGGAAATCGTCGGTGACCCCGGATGGGTTCGCGGTGCGGGGATCTTCGTCGCAAGAGGAAGCATCGACCGTCACTGTTATGTCCCGCGGGGCGGTGAAACGGCGCTGGATTAAGTCGGTATCCACAAACACGCGCTGGAACAGGAACTTCTGCACTTCAGGCGAGGTGTTCGGTACTTCCAGGACGCGGCTGATGTCGTGCCCCAGCAGCCGGACATCTGCCAGACCCGCTGGAGAAGCGGAGGCACCGAGCGTGATCGTGAGGGACGAGGTTTCGCCAGCTAATTCCACCCGCAGTTTCTGCCCTGGCCTGGCGAATCGATGCAGCGTGGTGGAATCGCTGCTGATAGTGAGCACCACGGGCGCCCCAGTGGTCACTATTTCAAGGACAGGGTCCGTGGCGGGCTCCCTAATGGTCAACGTTTCGCCCTCCTGGTGTCCCGGCGCTGGGAACCAGGCCGTGTCCAGCGAGCCGTCGACTGCAGCCGTAGCGGAGCGCGCTGGGTTGGCGCCACCGAAAGCGGTGGCATCAGCGGCGGAGGACGATACCGAGATCGGGTTCGGGGATACAGTGGCCAGTGGCCCGCGCGAGGGGTAGTCCCGCACCTTGTTGCGCACGTCGTCGCCCTCATCTGGGGGCGCCAAGGGCGCAGATTGCGCGTTCCACACCGTGCCGTAGTTCCGGGACACCAGCTGCGGGGTGTCCGTGACCACCGTCGCGTCGGAAGCCACCAGGTCATAGGCGCCGGGGTCCAACAACGCAAGGGATTCGCCACCACCGGCTACCTTTTGGGTGCCCGTCACCAGATGCATCGAATGCGAAAGGTTGAACTCGACAATGTCCACCTCGCCGAAGGAATGCACCGGCAGGCCTTGTTTCTTGAAAGAATCACTTAAAGCGCGGGAGCCGGTCGAACCGATGAGATCATGGCGGATCACTGCGGCGCCGATCCCCAGTCGCGCGAACCCCTCCGGGGTCGGGTGTGCCATCAGTCCGTCCAAACCCCGGATTGCTTCTGGCGGGATCAATGGGACGGCGTCGCGTACCACCCACGGGACACCCAGAAGCGGCTGCAGCGGCTCGTCGCGCGTCCACCCCCAGTCCTGCCTGGCAAACGACGACTGTGGCAGGATCACCGTCCGGGTCCCGGCAGCGTTTTCGTTCAACCACGCCGCCGCCTCGTGCCAGTAACCCGGCACTTGCTCGAACCCGCCACGGGGCGCCAGGCGCCCACTCCACGCCGGCGCCAGCGAACTCACCGCAAGCAGGCACAGGAGCGCGGTTGCGGTTGTGCGCCGCCCGGCGTCGTCAAGCCTTAGCGACGACGCTGCGTGCACAAACCCAATCACCAGCGGCACCCGCACCAACACATCAAATTTGTGCGCGTTGCGCAGTGGCGCCCCCATCCCATCAAGGAACGCCAACACCTGACCACCAAAGGGGCCATGCGCGCTGCCCAAGATCACTACGCCGCAGAGCAACATGATGATCCACAGGCGCTGCCGAGCAAGGGCAAGCCCCGCCAGTCCCAGCGCCGCCACCGCGACCGTGAGCAGCACAAAATACGGGCTGGTAGCCAGCACCGTGCCGGCGATCCGCTCAGAATCGGCAAATGGAGCCCAGGAAGTAGTGCCACGCAGCACTTCCACCAGTGACAGCCACCGGGTGGTGACGTAGCTGCTCTCAATGAAATCTGTGAACGGCGGGGAATATCTGCCCAGGATTATCAGCGGGCCCAGCCACCAGATGGACACGAGGCAACAACCGGCCAACCACAGCGCCAGTGGCCGCCAGGCGCGCGCCACCAGAAGAGTGACAAACACCGGAAGGCACGCCGCAGCGGTGGCCGTAGCATTCACCGCCCCCATGCAGGCCACCGCGATCACGGAACCGGCCACCCCACGCGTGGTGGGCCGCACTCCTACTATCGGAAGCAGCGCCCACGGGGTGAGCATCATCGGCCACGTTTCTGAGCTGATCGCCGCCACCGTGCTGATCGTGTGCGGCGACAGAGCGAATAAGAAACTGCCCAGCATCTGCCATCCCGGCGCGCCTACCTGAGCTTTCTTTAGTAGGAGGCAGAAGCCGGAATAGCCAAGTCCAAGCAGTAGCCACCACCATAGCCGCTGGGCGATCCAGTCTGGAAGTGGGTCGGTGAGGAGGAAAAACAACCCTTGGGGAAAGAGGTAACCGTAGGCCTGGTTTTGGAGCTGGCCGAGTGGGAAGATGTCGGTCCACGCGTGTAGCGCACCGTGGAGGAACCCCCACGGATTGGCAGTGAGGTCATGCTTGGTGTCCGCAACCGTGAGGCCGGGGGATTGGAGGAATACGAGGATTCCGAGGATCAGCCAGCCGATCAGGTGCGGGCGGCTACTGGCGCGAGCCATACTCCGGGCCGCCTAGCAGCGCGGTGTCGGCATTAGCGACGGGACCGGCGGGTAACGAGTCTTGGTTAGAGACCGTGGCCACGCCGATCACAGCTGCAACTCCCACAGCAAGGCCGAGGACCGCGCTGGCGAGCGCGGGGCCGATGGTGCGACGGGTGAGGGAGTCGGTTTCCAAAGCCATAGGGCGAACTATACCAAGTCGGTGTCGTCGGAGTCCTCTGGCGGGACGATGAGGACCGGCAGGCCGGCATTGCTGACCAGGTTTTCCGCGGTGGAGGAGGTGAACAGGGAGCGTAGCCCCTTGATGGCGCGGGTGCCGGTGACGATGAGGTCGGGGGAGAGCTCTTGGGCGGCGTCGACGAGGGCGCTCCAGATGGAGGTGGAGGTTTCCACCAGGTGAGCGTGTGCTTCGAAGCCGTAGGATTCGGCGAGGGTGATGCCTTCTCGGCAGGTGGTGAGCGCGTGGGTGTAGGCAGGGTCGTCCCCGTCGGCGTTTTCCACGGCCGAGGAGAAGTCTGTTTGCATCATTCCGGCGCCGCCGGCGGCGCGTGCTGCCTGCCGGTGTAGTGGTTCCCAGGCGGTGAGAATGTGAACCTCGGCAGGGCGGAGGAGACGGACACCGTATTCAAGTGCCCGCCGGGATTCGGCGGAGCCATCGAATGCGACAAGGATGGTAGGTGCTGTTGGGCGCTCCATGGGGTGAGTGTTTCCTTATGCTGTTTCGGTTGCAAGGTTCTAATACAGCAGCCTAATCAACTTTGTGCGGTATTGTCTGGGAGAAATCAGCTAGTGGAGGGAGAAGTGTTGCGTCGGTTCGCGGTTGTCACTTCTCTGTCCCTGCTGCTCTGGGGGTGTGCGCCGGCGCCAGAGTCGCAGGTCAGCGGGCCGGCGCCGGCGTTGGTGACGATGCTTGCGAATCAGGAACAGGCGGAGCAGGCGGCTATGGAAAAAGCGGATGCGGCGCGTTTTGGGGTGACGGTGGCTCAGCTGCGTGAGGCGCGAGCGTCGCTGCCTTCGGAGCAACGGGCGAAGGTGGCGTCCTTGCTGATGGTGGGGGTACGAGATTTTGACGATGCGAAGTTCGCGCTGGACCAGGGGGTTGGGGGGATTTTTGTTGGGTCGTGGACGGATCCTGCGCTTCTTACGGAGCCGGGGCGTGATATCGCTGCGTTACGGGAGCAGGTGGGGCGGCCATTTTCCGTGTCGATTGACGCGGAGGGAGGTCGAGTGCAGCGGCAGCCAGCGTTGTTTGGGCAGGTCCCTGCGCCACGCGAATTGGTAGCTGGCGGCACCCCGGAGCGCGCCTACGAGGTGGCTTTCGGGCTGGGAACTCGGCTGCGGGAGGCTGGTGTGACGGTGGATTTCGCGCCGGTGTTAGACGTCGATCATGGCCCTGCGAACGGGGCTATCGGTGACCGCAGCTTCTCGGGTGATCCGGCCGAAGCGGCGGCGTTTGGGGCGGCGTTTGCGCGCGGGCTTCACGACGCCGGGGTGCATCCCGTGTACAAACATTTTCCCGGTCATGGTCGCGCGTCGGGCGATTCTCACTTTGAGGATGTGACCGCGCCACCCCTTGATGACGTGAAACGGGTAGACCTGGCGCCGTATGGCCCGGCCCTGCGCGAGGCTCCTGGGGCAGTGATGATGGGGCACGTGCGGGTACCGGGGCTTGGCGACGCCACCCCCTCCAGCATCAACCCGGCAGCCTACAAGTTGCTGCGCAGCGGTGACTATCCTGGCGGAGAGCCGTTTCGTGGGGTGATCTACACCGATGACTTGTCCGGGATGAAGGCGATTTCTGCGCAGCTGAGCACTCCGGATGCGGTGCTTGCGGCGCTGAGCGCTGGTGCGGATTGTGCGCTGTGGATTTCCACTGTGCAGGTAGGGGCTGCGATTGATGCGGTTGACGCTGCGGTGTCCTCGGGAGCCTATCCGCTGGCGCAGGTGGAGGATTCTGCTGTTCGGATAAGGTTGCAGCAGCTATTTTCCTAATTTTGTTTTCATGTCAACTATAGTGTTGGGTGTTCGTTGCTTAAAAGTGGGAGTTTGATGTCCGCTGCGAAGATTGCCGCTGCATGTGTTGGTGGTGTCATTGGCCTATCCGCCCTGGCCTATGGTGCTGATTACATCCTGACCCAAGACCAGGTTCCGCGCGGTACCACAGTCGCTGGTGTGTCAGTAGGTGGGATGTCGCCACAGGCTGCCAGCGACAAACTTGCGGCTGAGTTGACGACGCGCACGCAACATCCGGTGCTGGTGACGGCCGGCGCCCGGGAAGCAACCGTGGATCCAGTAGTGGCTGGACTTAGTGTGAACTGGGAAGAAACCATCGCTGCCGCCGGGAAGCCTTCCTTGAATCCGTGGACTCGGCTCTCGTCGTTCTTTGTGGATCGGGAAGTGGGCATCGTGAGCGATGTTGCGGAAGAGCAGTTCGCTCCGGAACTGGACCGGGTGGGGCAGGAACTTTCTATCGCCCCAGTCGACGGCACCGTGAACATCGACGGCGGCAGGATCAACCAAACCAAGCCCGTCGATGGGCAGCGCGTAGTGGACACCGACCTGAGGTCAGCGCTGGTGTCGGACTGGCTCAATCCTGCTGGGGTAGTGGTGAAGCCAGCAGTGATCACCCCAGACATCGACGACTCTGACATACAAAAGGCTGTAACCGGCCCCGCCGAACAAGCACTGTCCGCCCCGATCACGGCCACCGGCCACGACGACGTCGCCGGCGTGATCCCCGTGGAACGCATGGGTGAGGTCGTGACCTTCGTTCCCGAACAGGGCGCCCTCAAACCCGAGGTGAATGCGGAGGCTGCGCAAGGAATTCTGGCAGAAAACCTGGGCAAAACAGAAGTGAAGCGCCGCAACGCCACTATCACCTTCACGGGCGGCGGCAGGGATGTCACTCCGTCGGTGGATGGCATCAAAATTGACTGGGAAAAGACGCTGATGGATTTCCCGGAACGGGTCGTCGGTAAGGCAGAGCGCACCTTCGACGTGGTGTACCAGGAGGACAAAGCGACGTTCACCACGGAGATGGCCCGCACCGCCACCTTCGACGACACCATCGGCACCTTCACCACCAGCGGCTTCTCCGGGCCCTCGGGTGTCAACATCGCCCGCACCGCCGACATGGTGGACGGGGCGATCGTCGCGCCGGGCGACACCTTCTCCCTCAACGGATGGACCGGCCCCCGTGGCGCAGCGCAAGGATTCGTGGAATCCGGCATCATTCTGAACGGACGCGCGGACAAAGCGATCGGTGGCGGAATCTCCCAGTTTGCCACCACGCTCTACAACGCCTACTACTTCGCCGGCATGGAAGACGTGACCCACACCCCACACAGCTACTACATCTCCCGCTACCCAGCCGGCCGTGAAGCTACCGTCTATGACGGCCTCATCGACCTCGCATTCAAGAACAATTCGGACTACCCAGTCATGATCACCGCCTCCGTATCTGGAAATTCAGTGACCGTGGCGCTCAAAGGCGTGAAAACCGTAGAGGTGGAATCCGTTCCCGGCGGGCGCTGGGCCCCCACCCAACCCCGCGAGGTGAAGGTGCCGGCCGAGTCATGCCAACCCTCAGGCGGTGCACCAGGCTTCACGACGTCCGATACCCGCATCATCCGTTCCCTATCGGGGGCCGAAATCTCCCGCGAAACCACCACCACGAAATACGACCCGCAGCCGATTGTGCGGTGCGGGTAGGGGTTTCGGGTTCTAGGCTTTAGGGCTTGGGTGTTGGGGCTTGGGCCCGACATTACGGCCCCGAGGTTGGTAGGTCAGGGCCATAACCCCGACATTACGGCCCCGAGGTTGCCCTAAAAACGCTGCGACGAGCCCGAACTTCGGGAGGGTAATGTCGGGAACAACGCTAAACCACCTTCCCCAATGTCCACGAATGCGATTATTGGGATCAGTGAGGAGGTTGGGGATGTTGTGATCGCTAAGTTTCATGCCCCCCTGCGTTACCTCCCCGTGGTGGTCCGGTCAGGGCCATAACCCCGACATTACGGCCCCGAGGTTGCCCTAAAAACGCTGCGACGAGCCCGAACTTCGGGAGGGTAATGTCGGGAACAACGCTAAACCACCTTCCCCAATGTCCACGAATGCGATTATTGAGGCCAGTGAGGCGGCTGGGAAGGCTGTAATAGCAAGCAAGGCAAACGCCACCAACCACCATCTTGTTGC
It contains:
- a CDS encoding alpha-(1->3)-arabinofuranosyltransferase domain-containing protein, with amino-acid sequence MARASSRPHLIGWLILGILVFLQSPGLTVADTKHDLTANPWGFLHGALHAWTDIFPLGQLQNQAYGYLFPQGLFFLLTDPLPDWIAQRLWWWLLLGLGYSGFCLLLKKAQVGAPGWQMLGSFLFALSPHTISTVAAISSETWPMMLTPWALLPIVGVRPTTRGVAGSVIAVACMGAVNATATAAACLPVFVTLLVARAWRPLALWLAGCCLVSIWWLGPLIILGRYSPPFTDFIESSYVTTRWLSLVEVLRGTTSWAPFADSERIAGTVLATSPYFVLLTVAVAALGLAGLALARQRLWIIMLLCGVVILGSAHGPFGGQVLAFLDGMGAPLRNAHKFDVLVRVPLVIGFVHAASSLRLDDAGRRTTATALLCLLAVSSLAPAWSGRLAPRGGFEQVPGYWHEAAAWLNENAAGTRTVILPQSSFARQDWGWTRDEPLQPLLGVPWVVRDAVPLIPPEAIRGLDGLMAHPTPEGFARLGIGAAVIRHDLIGSTGSRALSDSFKKQGLPVHSFGEVDIVEFNLSHSMHLVTGTQKVAGGGESLALLDPGAYDLVASDATVVTDTPQLVSRNYGTVWNAQSAPLAPPDEGDDVRNKVRDYPSRGPLATVSPNPISVSSSAADATAFGGANPARSATAAVDGSLDTAWFPAPGHQEGETLTIREPATDPVLEIVTTGAPVVLTISSDSTTLHRFARPGQKLRVELAGETSSLTITLGASASPAGLADVRLLGHDISRVLEVPNTSPEVQKFLFQRVFVDTDLIQRRFTAPRDITVTVDASSCDEDPRTANPSGVTDDFLLDSSPLSCGDSVTLPAGMHELSTTASWITLTTPDYAPPPAPLPISRDVPPASEDRILVTGRAYNEGLRATVGGVDVAPQLIDADTQAFLIPAGVHGPVSLAFTGDRPYRASLFGGLFAAVVTVIGCLWWRRRGDVQVPLRPTGFPVVFGAVALGLVGGMWAIIAAALAWVILRFTLVTRPALAALGVGLAGLWLAHAPWPSASYAGDQWFVTLACCVSLTALVLPDGRHPPQ
- a CDS encoding VanW family protein, coding for MSAAKIAAACVGGVIGLSALAYGADYILTQDQVPRGTTVAGVSVGGMSPQAASDKLAAELTTRTQHPVLVTAGAREATVDPVVAGLSVNWEETIAAAGKPSLNPWTRLSSFFVDREVGIVSDVAEEQFAPELDRVGQELSIAPVDGTVNIDGGRINQTKPVDGQRVVDTDLRSALVSDWLNPAGVVVKPAVITPDIDDSDIQKAVTGPAEQALSAPITATGHDDVAGVIPVERMGEVVTFVPEQGALKPEVNAEAAQGILAENLGKTEVKRRNATITFTGGGRDVTPSVDGIKIDWEKTLMDFPERVVGKAERTFDVVYQEDKATFTTEMARTATFDDTIGTFTTSGFSGPSGVNIARTADMVDGAIVAPGDTFSLNGWTGPRGAAQGFVESGIILNGRADKAIGGGISQFATTLYNAYYFAGMEDVTHTPHSYYISRYPAGREATVYDGLIDLAFKNNSDYPVMITASVSGNSVTVALKGVKTVEVESVPGGRWAPTQPREVKVPAESCQPSGGAPGFTTSDTRIIRSLSGAEISRETTTTKYDPQPIVRCG
- a CDS encoding DUF3068 domain-containing protein, producing the protein MTKKTQAVIAFALALVLLSLRAVGPTLATFQVRLLPVNASIRTSTEPAEAVRFDQQAWEQGTPVVADPRCLNPDTSDLSCYVHRSTATASKTITSTPAEKRKEVRYSVTEQLTLESGEVLFDSQDEVRLVRHSSFPVDEPASSLTATSPIPGFSREFTNKTREGLQYSFPFATEFRSYQFFDKYSGTSTPIDFHDAEQLRGAKVYRFHQKLSPIQLGIGTIKGPARQFYSEEELASTGLSGPSTVVLNQYYTMTRTLWVEPKTGTIVDSVEIPRIFLARDDAEAASDTDSSRTLFSATLRWDESTKQQMWNRAHEGLRTLKWVEIGLLLTTVGSAVSVFLGVIFLRRALIGHDG
- a CDS encoding glycoside hydrolase family 3 N-terminal domain-containing protein, encoding MEGEVLRRFAVVTSLSLLLWGCAPAPESQVSGPAPALVTMLANQEQAEQAAMEKADAARFGVTVAQLREARASLPSEQRAKVASLLMVGVRDFDDAKFALDQGVGGIFVGSWTDPALLTEPGRDIAALREQVGRPFSVSIDAEGGRVQRQPALFGQVPAPRELVAGGTPERAYEVAFGLGTRLREAGVTVDFAPVLDVDHGPANGAIGDRSFSGDPAEAAAFGAAFARGLHDAGVHPVYKHFPGHGRASGDSHFEDVTAPPLDDVKRVDLAPYGPALREAPGAVMMGHVRVPGLGDATPSSINPAAYKLLRSGDYPGGEPFRGVIYTDDLSGMKAISAQLSTPDAVLAALSAGADCALWISTVQVGAAIDAVDAAVSSGAYPLAQVEDSAVRIRLQQLFS
- a CDS encoding DUF2613 domain-containing protein encodes the protein MALETDSLTRRTIGPALASAVLGLAVGVAAVIGVATVSNQDSLPAGPVANADTALLGGPEYGSRQ
- a CDS encoding universal stress protein; the protein is MERPTAPTILVAFDGSAESRRALEYGVRLLRPAEVHILTAWEPLHRQAARAAGGAGMMQTDFSSAVENADGDDPAYTHALTTCREGITLAESYGFEAHAHLVETSTSIWSALVDAAQELSPDLIVTGTRAIKGLRSLFTSSTAENLVSNAGLPVLIVPPEDSDDTDLV